Proteins from one uncultured Cohaesibacter sp. genomic window:
- a CDS encoding TRAP transporter large permease: MLLLIGSLVLFMLIGVPIAYSMGLSGLLYFLVYQPDLIAVLPARVYAGMNSSVMLSLPLFIVMGHLMNHGGLTGRLIDFCMLFVGRLRGGLGLVSVLTAMVFGGISGSSVSDAASIGQVMIPAMKKKGYPVRTATGLIAASSTMGMIIPPSIPMVIYAFAASESVGRLFLGSLIAGVMVGVFMLGIVLIIAHKNQFPCEEVDLAPAKVLRGTMEGLPALLMPLIVVGSVVTGIATATESAAVGALYALLVGLFVYRGLTFKDLPKLFGEAILSSANVMIIIAFSGVFTWILALEHVTQMIGMLFVQLQLGPTTAMLAVAVVILLIGFFVDVSPAILLLTPVFLPALKMLGVSPIQFGAVLISGLAVGLVTPPVGMCLNVCASVSGEGILSVFRGALPFLLANFLVVLLLCLFPVLSTWLPSLLMG; this comes from the coding sequence ATGCTCTTGCTCATTGGCAGTCTTGTCCTGTTCATGCTCATCGGTGTTCCCATCGCTTATTCGATGGGCCTGTCGGGGCTACTTTATTTTCTCGTCTATCAACCCGATCTCATCGCGGTGCTGCCCGCACGCGTCTATGCTGGGATGAACAGCTCGGTGATGTTGTCGCTGCCCCTCTTCATCGTCATGGGGCACCTGATGAACCATGGCGGCCTTACCGGTCGGCTGATTGATTTCTGTATGCTTTTCGTCGGTCGTCTCAGAGGGGGGCTCGGCTTGGTCTCTGTCCTGACAGCGATGGTGTTTGGCGGCATCTCGGGCTCGTCGGTGTCTGATGCCGCCTCCATCGGTCAGGTGATGATCCCGGCCATGAAGAAAAAAGGCTATCCGGTGCGCACGGCCACCGGCCTCATCGCTGCGTCTTCTACCATGGGCATGATCATTCCGCCTTCGATCCCAATGGTCATCTATGCCTTTGCCGCGTCGGAATCGGTCGGGCGGCTGTTCTTGGGCAGCCTGATCGCGGGCGTTATGGTGGGTGTCTTCATGCTGGGCATCGTGCTGATCATTGCGCACAAGAACCAGTTCCCCTGCGAAGAGGTGGATCTCGCCCCTGCCAAGGTTTTACGTGGTACGATGGAAGGCCTGCCCGCCCTCCTGATGCCGCTCATCGTGGTTGGTTCTGTGGTCACCGGCATCGCAACGGCAACGGAATCAGCTGCGGTCGGAGCGCTTTATGCCTTGCTGGTCGGCCTGTTTGTCTATCGGGGGCTCACGTTCAAAGATCTGCCTAAGCTGTTTGGTGAGGCCATTCTCAGCTCGGCCAACGTGATGATCATCATTGCCTTTTCCGGTGTCTTCACCTGGATTCTGGCCCTTGAGCATGTCACGCAAATGATCGGTATGCTGTTTGTGCAGCTTCAGCTTGGACCAACAACAGCGATGCTGGCTGTGGCAGTGGTCATTCTACTGATCGGCTTCTTTGTCGATGTCAGTCCGGCCATTCTGCTGTTAACGCCGGTCTTTTTACCTGCGCTCAAGATGCTGGGCGTGTCGCCGATCCAGTTTGGCGCGGTGTTGATTTCCGGTCTCGCCGTGGGCTTGGTGACGCCGCCGGTCGGCATGTGCCTCAATGTCTGCGCCAGTGTTTCGGGGGAGGGTATCCTGTCGGTTTTCCGAGGTGCGCTGCCCTTCCTTCTGGCAAACTTTCTTGTGGTGCTGCTGCTCTGCCTCTTCCCGGTTCTGAGCACATGGCTCCCGTCCCTTCTGATGGGCTAG
- a CDS encoding ABC transporter substrate-binding protein yields the protein MRRLTLALALGLMASTAAHADVTVYSAGPGALIKNLVKGFTAKTGIKANVFQATTGKVMARLEAESANPVADVVVSASWGTATSFAEKGLLLPYTSPNAETVPDFLKTDTAVAQGVAGLVIGWNTKSGTPKPTDWSDLTKPEYKDLVTLPDPAASGGTYTLVEAFTANGMTDVLEGLEDNGAIVAGANKAALNPVLQGAKAAVFAGVDYITMGAAAKGESVEAIFPESGTVVAPRPIMILKSSQNQDDAKKFVDYVLSPEGQNEVAKVHLMPSRTDIKVDRPLIGDLKLLSTEGAPSREEVLAGFKKIFN from the coding sequence ATGCGTCGTCTTACTCTTGCTTTGGCCCTTGGCCTCATGGCATCCACTGCTGCCCATGCAGACGTGACCGTTTATTCTGCCGGTCCGGGCGCTCTGATTAAGAATCTCGTCAAGGGCTTTACCGCCAAAACCGGCATCAAGGCCAATGTGTTTCAGGCAACCACCGGCAAGGTGATGGCCCGCCTTGAAGCGGAAAGCGCCAACCCTGTTGCCGATGTCGTCGTCTCCGCCAGCTGGGGCACCGCAACCAGCTTTGCCGAAAAAGGCCTGCTCCTGCCTTACACCAGCCCGAATGCCGAAACGGTTCCTGACTTCCTGAAGACCGATACCGCTGTCGCTCAGGGCGTTGCCGGTCTGGTTATTGGCTGGAACACCAAATCCGGCACTCCAAAGCCAACCGACTGGTCTGACCTCACCAAGCCCGAGTATAAAGATCTGGTCACCCTGCCTGATCCAGCCGCTTCTGGTGGCACCTACACGCTGGTTGAAGCCTTTACGGCCAATGGCATGACTGATGTGCTGGAAGGCCTCGAAGACAATGGCGCGATCGTTGCCGGTGCCAACAAGGCTGCGCTCAACCCTGTTCTGCAGGGCGCAAAAGCCGCCGTTTTTGCAGGCGTTGACTATATCACCATGGGCGCTGCGGCCAAGGGCGAAAGCGTTGAAGCCATCTTCCCTGAAAGCGGCACCGTGGTTGCGCCACGCCCGATCATGATCCTCAAATCCTCCCAAAATCAGGATGATGCGAAGAAATTCGTCGATTATGTGCTTTCTCCTGAAGGTCAGAATGAAGTCGCCAAGGTTCACCTGATGCCGTCCCGAACCGACATCAAGGTCGACCGTCCTCTGATCGGCGATCTGAAGCTGCTTTCCACCGAAGGCGCGCCGTCACGCGAAGAGGTTCTGGCTGGCTTCAAGAAGATCTTCAACTGA
- a CDS encoding ABC transporter ATP-binding protein, whose translation MTDSSQTALSIHSISMSYGTNKVLDGIDVSLEAGKVLGLLGPSGCGKTTLLRLVSGLLLPDEGTIEIAGRAVAAPAKGITLPPEQRGLGMVFQDYALWPHMSVAKNVAFPLEMQRRPGAECRERVAKALDRVGLGAMAERRPSDLSGGQQQRVAIARAIVAEPPLVLFDEPLSNLDRELRESMVEELSDLVADLNLSAVYVTHDHGEALTLADHVAVMRGGKIEQLACPDELVSNPATVAVADFLRLGCLLPAGRNGDGWQVEGTSVHLPDGPAASDKSTLLLPERAMRLGSEGPAQFKARVLRAQTRSTGHALTLGIEGTDHLIRLVSAQRARIGDLIDISYSPEELRWFPA comes from the coding sequence ATGACCGATTCCTCGCAGACGGCTCTTTCCATCCATTCAATATCAATGAGTTATGGAACGAACAAAGTTCTCGACGGGATTGACGTCTCCCTTGAAGCTGGCAAGGTCCTTGGGCTTTTGGGCCCTTCTGGCTGTGGCAAGACAACCCTGTTGCGTCTCGTCTCAGGCCTGCTTTTGCCTGACGAAGGCACGATCGAAATAGCGGGGCGCGCGGTTGCCGCGCCAGCCAAAGGCATCACCCTTCCGCCCGAGCAGCGCGGCCTTGGCATGGTGTTTCAGGATTACGCCCTGTGGCCTCACATGTCCGTTGCCAAAAATGTCGCCTTCCCGCTGGAAATGCAGCGTCGACCCGGCGCTGAATGCAGGGAACGCGTCGCAAAGGCGCTCGACCGGGTCGGGCTTGGCGCCATGGCAGAGCGGCGCCCATCCGATCTCTCCGGCGGCCAGCAACAGCGCGTAGCGATTGCCCGGGCCATCGTTGCCGAACCGCCGCTTGTGCTGTTTGACGAACCCCTTTCCAATCTTGATCGCGAATTGCGCGAAAGCATGGTGGAAGAGCTCAGCGATCTCGTTGCCGACCTTAATCTCAGCGCGGTTTATGTGACCCATGACCATGGCGAAGCGCTAACGCTGGCCGATCATGTGGCTGTCATGCGCGGCGGCAAGATAGAACAGCTGGCCTGCCCTGATGAGCTGGTCAGCAATCCTGCCACAGTGGCCGTGGCTGACTTCCTAAGACTTGGTTGCCTGCTGCCAGCTGGTCGCAATGGCGATGGATGGCAGGTGGAAGGCACATCGGTGCATTTGCCCGATGGTCCCGCAGCCTCTGATAAGAGCACCCTGTTGCTGCCCGAGCGGGCCATGCGGCTGGGGAGCGAAGGCCCGGCACAATTCAAGGCGCGTGTGCTGCGCGCCCAGACAAGAAGCACCGGACATGCCCTCACTTTGGGTATCGAAGGGACTGACCACCTCATCCGCCTTGTCAGCGCCCAGCGCGCAAGGATCGGAGATTTAATCGATATTTCCTATTCACCTGAAGAGCTGCGCTGGTTTCCTGCGTAG
- a CDS encoding TRAP transporter small permease: MSGPAPAYQVHPVLRAEKLLMHLLTWLLTALFGLIFVLVVILVIMRYGFNTTIIGGSEATVMLFIYTTALGAAVDIARGKHIRIDALIDSLPLRVKSWLEGINLILIGILHALLLYYSTQWISVVGNSEDPVLHIAEGLIEVAIPIGCAFAILFCITRLIALIMTPLPKPTN; encoded by the coding sequence ATGTCCGGTCCGGCTCCTGCCTATCAGGTGCATCCGGTGCTTCGCGCCGAAAAACTGCTGATGCACTTATTGACGTGGCTTTTGACAGCGCTCTTTGGCCTCATCTTCGTTCTGGTCGTCATTCTGGTGATCATGCGCTATGGCTTCAACACAACGATTATCGGCGGCAGCGAAGCAACCGTGATGCTGTTTATCTACACCACGGCGCTCGGCGCGGCGGTGGATATTGCTCGTGGCAAACATATCCGCATCGACGCGCTGATCGACAGCCTGCCCTTGCGGGTGAAAAGCTGGCTGGAAGGGATCAACCTGATTCTGATCGGCATTTTGCACGCCCTCTTGCTCTATTACAGTACGCAATGGATCTCGGTGGTGGGCAACAGCGAAGACCCCGTTCTGCATATTGCCGAAGGGCTCATCGAGGTGGCCATCCCCATCGGCTGCGCCTTTGCCATTCTTTTCTGCATCACGCGTCTGATTGCGCTGATCATGACGCCCCTTCCCAAACCCACAAACTAG
- a CDS encoding TRAP transporter substrate-binding protein, with amino-acid sequence MNKAFAKLAIMAVGIGLAFPVMAADFSFKFAHSQPDSSVRHKSMLFFKEALEKESEGRISVEIFSGSQLGSEPEVMDMVKMGTVQGTRGGAFTKANKKFLIYTLPFLYDSTDAVLKAMRSDFGTHIADAAKANGYYIPATGVAGGFRVVTNNKHPINTPADVEGLKIRTPGIETIIKTFEALGASPTSIPYGEVYMALKMGVADGQENPPSNISVMKFYEAQTYLSLLNYQIHPDPLFVNLKWYEGLPDDLKTVFDKVSKEAMAWSDEHWLASEADYLKFLSDKLEVNEISAENRAKFVEKVRPVWDFYIQNGTFSEEEVNQAIEAGK; translated from the coding sequence ATGAACAAGGCATTTGCGAAACTCGCAATCATGGCCGTGGGGATCGGGCTCGCATTTCCGGTCATGGCCGCAGACTTCAGTTTCAAATTCGCGCATTCTCAGCCAGACAGCTCCGTCCGGCATAAATCCATGCTCTTCTTCAAGGAAGCGCTTGAGAAAGAAAGCGAAGGGCGCATTTCCGTTGAGATTTTCTCGGGCAGCCAGCTCGGGAGCGAACCGGAAGTGATGGATATGGTCAAGATGGGCACCGTGCAGGGTACCCGTGGTGGCGCTTTCACCAAGGCCAACAAGAAATTCCTGATTTACACGTTGCCATTCCTTTATGACAGCACAGACGCCGTGCTCAAGGCCATGCGCAGTGACTTCGGCACCCATATCGCCGATGCAGCCAAAGCCAATGGCTATTATATTCCGGCAACCGGTGTGGCTGGCGGCTTCCGCGTGGTGACCAACAATAAGCACCCCATCAATACGCCAGCTGATGTAGAAGGCCTTAAGATCCGCACGCCGGGTATTGAAACCATCATCAAGACCTTTGAAGCCCTTGGCGCCAGCCCGACCTCCATTCCTTATGGCGAGGTTTATATGGCTCTGAAGATGGGGGTCGCAGACGGCCAGGAAAATCCGCCGAGCAATATCTCGGTGATGAAATTCTACGAAGCCCAGACCTATCTCTCCCTGCTTAACTACCAGATCCATCCAGATCCCCTCTTTGTGAATCTGAAATGGTATGAAGGCCTGCCGGACGATCTCAAAACCGTCTTTGACAAGGTCTCCAAGGAAGCCATGGCATGGAGCGACGAGCATTGGCTCGCCTCCGAAGCTGACTATCTTAAATTCCTCAGCGACAAGCTGGAAGTGAATGAGATTTCGGCTGAAAACCGCGCCAAATTTGTCGAAAAGGTCCGCCCTGTCTGGGATTTCTACATCCAGAATGGCACTTTCTCCGAAGAGGAAGTCAATCAGGCCATCGAAGCTGGCAAGTAA
- a CDS encoding iron ABC transporter permease — MAKATTTGAEGSALLRWIATSGLLLVVAVPCLFIIIQAIFPDIGSGSLAAPFSLFFKTLSDPHLFGLAGNTLLLGVGTVFFAALFAVPLAALRALFRVPGAIIWDALLLIPFMIPPYIAALGWIMTLQPHGYMEQVTGINLAGLIFSVPGIMIIMGLNTFSVVYFVLSRTFETIGARYSDVGRVFGAGQWRSFWRITFPLAMPGLAASLLLVFAMSIEEYGTPAALGRRIGFDVLVTGIENRISEWPIDLPGSATLSLVLVGMALVAFMIQRWLLTRRDYRIVSGKPQVSDKRALGLWAVPVSLYFGFITFLATGLPILAILATALSRTISGGLTAENMGMDNFNELLGKGSEGLVALGNSLALGVSTALLAGLLGAITAYSVVKGRGRFRLVLDALSITPNSLPGVVVAVGIILAWNQPWLPITPYNTPFILLLAYICILLPQPVRYATASLHQLGDNLESAARVSGSGPLKAFIRIIFPLILPSMVTSMILVFAVASRELVASLLVAPIGFQTIAVYIWTQFDQGSAGLGMAMAFCAIMITTLIPLGLIGLLRWLSKGQVAGLN, encoded by the coding sequence ATGGCAAAGGCAACGACGACAGGCGCAGAAGGCAGCGCGCTCTTAAGATGGATCGCCACCTCCGGGCTGCTGCTCGTCGTTGCAGTTCCCTGCCTGTTCATCATCATTCAGGCAATCTTTCCAGACATCGGGAGCGGCTCACTGGCCGCTCCCTTCTCTCTCTTTTTCAAGACCCTGTCTGATCCGCACCTGTTCGGGCTCGCCGGAAACACCCTTCTTCTGGGTGTTGGCACGGTCTTTTTCGCCGCTCTCTTCGCTGTTCCTCTTGCCGCTTTGCGCGCCCTCTTCAGGGTGCCCGGCGCGATCATCTGGGATGCGCTGTTGCTGATCCCTTTCATGATCCCGCCCTATATCGCAGCCCTTGGCTGGATCATGACGCTGCAGCCTCATGGCTATATGGAACAGGTGACCGGCATCAATCTGGCCGGGCTGATTTTCTCAGTGCCCGGCATCATGATCATCATGGGGCTCAACACCTTTTCGGTGGTCTATTTCGTTCTCTCGCGCACCTTCGAAACCATCGGCGCGCGCTATAGCGATGTAGGCCGTGTGTTTGGTGCGGGTCAGTGGCGCTCCTTCTGGCGCATAACCTTTCCGCTCGCCATGCCCGGACTTGCCGCTAGCCTCTTGCTGGTTTTTGCCATGTCCATCGAGGAATATGGCACCCCCGCAGCGCTGGGCCGCAGGATCGGTTTCGATGTGCTGGTAACCGGCATCGAGAACCGGATTTCCGAATGGCCCATTGACCTGCCCGGCTCCGCGACTCTATCGCTGGTGCTGGTGGGCATGGCTCTGGTGGCCTTCATGATCCAGCGCTGGCTGCTGACGCGGCGCGATTACCGCATCGTCAGCGGCAAACCGCAGGTATCGGACAAACGCGCGCTCGGCCTCTGGGCTGTGCCAGTTTCGCTCTATTTCGGCTTCATTACTTTTCTGGCCACGGGCCTGCCCATTCTGGCCATTCTGGCAACAGCCCTGTCGCGCACCATCTCCGGTGGTCTGACGGCAGAGAATATGGGTATGGATAATTTCAACGAGCTGCTCGGCAAGGGCAGCGAGGGGCTTGTCGCCTTGGGCAACTCTCTGGCACTTGGCGTATCCACGGCGCTGTTGGCTGGTCTGCTCGGCGCAATCACCGCCTATTCCGTGGTCAAGGGACGCGGACGTTTCCGTCTCGTGCTGGATGCCCTGTCCATCACGCCGAATTCCCTGCCCGGCGTCGTCGTCGCGGTCGGCATCATTCTGGCGTGGAACCAGCCGTGGCTGCCAATTACGCCCTATAACACGCCTTTCATTCTGCTGTTGGCCTATATCTGCATTCTGCTGCCCCAACCGGTGCGCTATGCCACCGCCTCGCTGCACCAGTTGGGCGACAATCTGGAATCGGCGGCAAGGGTAAGCGGATCAGGTCCGCTCAAGGCGTTCATCCGGATCATCTTCCCGCTGATCCTGCCCAGCATGGTCACATCGATGATCCTTGTCTTTGCAGTGGCCTCGCGCGAGCTGGTCGCATCTCTTCTGGTCGCGCCCATCGGTTTCCAGACCATCGCCGTCTATATCTGGACCCAGTTCGACCAAGGCTCTGCTGGGCTTGGCATGGCCATGGCCTTTTGTGCCATCATGATCACCACGCTCATTCCGCTGGGGCTGATCGGTCTGCTCCGCTGGCTCTCCAAGGGTCAGGTGGCAGGGCTCAACTAG
- a CDS encoding TetR/AcrR family transcriptional regulator, with the protein MTKLPKNVRIGRNGRVGILKKVPRDLWEHPQYKDRSKVIERSTGAINVTEGVKIARAMLEDLEQEFASARSELPVIDHETPLGSIAPQEERPEPQALDNRESADVREMEENASKEEPRPAPRRREAEITRRDILDAAMEEFAAKGLSGARVDAIAARTRTTKPMIYYHFGSKEKLYAAVMEEAYGGVRSKEQGLHLDALPPEEAMRRLVEVTFDHHAEHPEYVRLVSVENIEMGRHITGRQSLVERNAIAIQTVSDLLERGAKAGVFRKDINPWHLHFLISSFSFMRVSNRYSWRAVFDMDLWDEADVPAQRDMIVETILRYVKP; encoded by the coding sequence ATGACAAAGCTCCCCAAGAATGTGCGTATCGGACGAAATGGTCGCGTTGGTATTCTCAAAAAGGTACCCAGAGATCTTTGGGAGCATCCGCAATATAAAGATCGCTCCAAGGTCATCGAGCGCTCTACCGGTGCCATCAATGTGACGGAAGGGGTCAAGATCGCGCGTGCCATGCTGGAGGATCTGGAACAGGAATTTGCCTCGGCACGCTCGGAGCTTCCGGTCATTGATCATGAGACACCCCTTGGTTCGATTGCCCCTCAGGAAGAGAGACCGGAGCCGCAGGCTCTAGACAATAGAGAAAGCGCTGATGTCAGGGAGATGGAAGAGAACGCCTCCAAAGAAGAGCCCCGCCCCGCTCCCCGACGCAGAGAAGCGGAGATAACCCGGCGGGACATCCTTGATGCCGCCATGGAAGAATTCGCAGCAAAAGGACTTAGCGGCGCCCGTGTGGATGCAATCGCCGCCAGAACCCGCACCACCAAGCCGATGATCTATTATCATTTTGGCAGCAAGGAAAAGCTCTACGCCGCCGTGATGGAAGAAGCCTACGGCGGTGTGCGTAGCAAGGAGCAGGGCTTGCATCTGGATGCCCTCCCCCCTGAAGAGGCCATGCGTCGCCTTGTGGAAGTGACCTTTGACCACCATGCTGAACATCCCGAATATGTCCGGCTGGTGTCTGTCGAGAATATCGAGATGGGACGCCATATCACTGGTCGACAGAGCCTTGTAGAGCGCAACGCCATTGCCATCCAGACCGTCAGCGATCTTCTGGAGCGTGGTGCCAAAGCAGGCGTTTTCCGCAAGGATATCAACCCGTGGCACTTGCATTTTCTCATCTCTTCTTTCAGCTTCATGCGCGTTTCCAACCGCTATTCATGGCGGGCCGTGTTTGACATGGACCTGTGGGATGAAGCCGATGTTCCTGCCCAGCGGGACATGATCGTTGAAACGATCCTGCGCTACGTAAAGCCTTAA